In a genomic window of Chryseobacterium sp. G0162:
- a CDS encoding tetratricopeptide repeat protein produces the protein MNNISQRLENVKKLQAKRWENEDHWDELNDLLVKELDEILLIEPENTSALINMGAIYSDMGENEKALDYLKMALNLGSVDKNLFVNLAIVMIYMEKHQAEYLEYLEDAEGKIENPLTFKAYFDPQSH, from the coding sequence ATGAATAACATATCACAAAGACTTGAAAATGTAAAAAAACTCCAGGCGAAAAGGTGGGAGAATGAAGATCATTGGGATGAACTAAACGATCTTTTAGTGAAAGAATTAGATGAAATTCTGCTTATTGAACCTGAGAATACTTCTGCACTCATCAACATGGGTGCAATCTATTCCGATATGGGAGAAAATGAGAAAGCTTTGGATTATTTAAAAATGGCTTTAAATCTGGGCTCGGTAGATAAAAACCTTTTCGTAAATCTGGCCATCGTTATGATTTATATGGAAAAGCATCAGGCTGAATATTTAGAATATCTGGAGGACGCTGAGGGAAAAATTGAGAATCCGCTTACTTTTAAAGCTTATTTTGACCCTCAATCTCATTAA
- a CDS encoding M3 family metallopeptidase, producing the protein MNILIEKFNTPYHSAPFGDIKNEDYLPAFKELIQKSEEEINAIVDNPEAPTFENVIEALAYSGEQLDVVSNIFFNLNSAETSDEIQQIAQEVSPILTEYSSKISQNEALFNKIKKVYDEKEQYNLNEEQEMLLNETYKGFVRSGALLNEEDKEKLKKISMDLSIKSLQFGQNVLASTNAYFKHITDKEQLAGIPEAIVEQFAEEAKERNLEGWVVTLQYPSYIPFMTYAENRELRKELALANGKKSFDGGEYDNQNLIKELLQLKQQKAELLGYKNYADFVLEERMAKSPAKVIDFLNELLTKATPYAAKEIDELKSLAKANGVEEMQNYDHAFYAEKLRKEKYDLNDEELKPYFPLNQVQDAVFGLAGKLFGLTFEERNDIPKYHEDVKVYEVKENGNYKSLLYVDYFPRKGKRAGAWMTSYKNQYKQNGENSRPHISIVCNFSKPTKDTPSLLTFQEVTTLFHEFGHALHGMMADTQYPTLSGTSVKWDFVELPSQFLENFCYEPEFLKTFAKHYKTGEVLPDEKIEKIEQSKNFMEGYQTLRQLGFGLLDMNYHTKVAELENETVKEFEDQYTKATALYPTNPETAMSPSFSHIFQGGYSAGYYSYKWAEVLDADAFQYFKENGIFNPEIASKYKVLLSSGGTKDPMELYKAFRGSEPKVESLLKRAFG; encoded by the coding sequence ATGAATATTTTAATAGAAAAATTCAACACACCATATCACTCAGCACCTTTCGGTGACATTAAAAATGAAGATTACCTTCCTGCTTTCAAGGAATTAATTCAAAAATCTGAAGAAGAAATCAATGCTATCGTTGACAACCCTGAAGCACCCACTTTTGAAAATGTTATTGAGGCATTAGCTTATTCCGGTGAGCAACTGGATGTGGTATCGAATATCTTTTTCAATTTAAATTCTGCTGAAACCAGTGACGAAATCCAACAGATTGCCCAGGAAGTTTCCCCGATTTTAACGGAATACTCTTCCAAAATCTCTCAAAATGAAGCCCTTTTCAATAAAATCAAAAAGGTATATGATGAAAAGGAACAATATAACCTTAATGAGGAACAGGAAATGCTTTTGAATGAAACCTATAAAGGTTTTGTAAGAAGTGGTGCCCTACTGAATGAAGAAGACAAAGAAAAATTAAAGAAGATCAGCATGGATCTTTCTATAAAATCCCTACAATTCGGACAAAATGTACTGGCTTCTACCAATGCTTATTTCAAACATATTACAGATAAAGAACAATTAGCCGGAATTCCGGAAGCGATTGTTGAACAATTTGCTGAGGAAGCTAAAGAAAGAAATCTTGAAGGCTGGGTGGTTACGTTACAATATCCAAGCTATATCCCATTCATGACGTATGCTGAAAACCGTGAACTGAGAAAGGAACTGGCATTGGCGAATGGTAAAAAGTCTTTTGATGGTGGAGAATATGACAATCAAAACCTCATCAAAGAACTTCTCCAGTTAAAACAACAGAAAGCTGAACTTTTAGGCTATAAAAATTATGCAGATTTTGTTCTGGAAGAAAGAATGGCAAAATCTCCGGCAAAGGTTATTGACTTTCTCAATGAGCTTTTAACGAAGGCTACTCCTTACGCTGCCAAAGAAATTGACGAATTAAAATCTCTGGCAAAAGCCAATGGAGTTGAAGAAATGCAAAATTATGATCACGCTTTTTATGCTGAAAAATTGCGTAAAGAAAAATATGATCTTAATGATGAAGAACTGAAGCCTTATTTCCCGTTAAATCAAGTTCAGGATGCTGTTTTTGGATTGGCAGGTAAACTATTCGGATTAACTTTTGAAGAAAGAAATGACATTCCGAAATACCATGAAGATGTAAAAGTTTATGAAGTAAAAGAAAACGGGAATTATAAATCTCTCCTTTATGTAGATTATTTCCCAAGAAAAGGGAAAAGAGCCGGCGCATGGATGACCAGCTATAAAAATCAATATAAGCAGAATGGAGAAAACTCCCGTCCGCATATTTCTATTGTTTGTAACTTCAGTAAACCTACAAAAGATACCCCTAGCTTGCTGACCTTCCAGGAAGTAACGACTTTATTCCACGAATTCGGACATGCTCTCCACGGAATGATGGCTGACACTCAATATCCTACTCTATCAGGAACTTCTGTAAAATGGGATTTTGTGGAACTTCCCTCTCAATTTTTAGAAAACTTCTGTTATGAACCTGAGTTCCTGAAAACATTTGCCAAACATTATAAAACCGGAGAAGTTCTTCCTGACGAAAAAATTGAAAAGATTGAGCAGTCTAAAAACTTCATGGAAGGATACCAGACTTTAAGACAACTAGGTTTCGGATTACTGGATATGAACTATCATACAAAAGTTGCAGAGCTGGAGAATGAAACTGTAAAAGAGTTTGAAGATCAATACACCAAAGCGACAGCACTTTATCCAACCAATCCTGAAACCGCGATGAGTCCAAGTTTCTCTCATATTTTCCAGGGTGGATATTCTGCAGGATATTATTCTTACAAATGGGCAGAAGTATTGGATGCTGATGCATTCCAGTATTTTAAGGAAAATGGAATCTTCAACCCTGAAATTGCATCCAAATACAAAGTACTTCTTTCTTCAGGTGGAACAAAAGATCCTATGGAACTATATAAGGCGTTCAGAGGAAGTGAGCCCAAGGTAGAAAGTTTATTAAAAAGGGCTTTTGGATAG
- a CDS encoding SRPBCC family protein, with the protein MKTLLKFIGIILLLVIVYAVIAMLAFSKDYHYEKSIVINAPKEKVWQYTGSLKGYNMWDPFSKEIKNIKITYSGEGDKIGDSYHWKGDDSEGEQSITAISPNEKLATQLHFIKPFEGNAKSNMILTPEGNGTKVTWMIDNELNAMMKIMKPMMESNMDKMFGQGLNDLKKLSEK; encoded by the coding sequence ATGAAAACACTCTTAAAATTTATCGGCATTATCCTTTTGCTGGTTATTGTATATGCTGTTATTGCTATGCTGGCTTTCAGTAAAGATTATCATTATGAAAAATCTATTGTCATTAATGCTCCCAAAGAAAAAGTTTGGCAATATACAGGTTCTTTAAAAGGATATAATATGTGGGATCCTTTTTCTAAAGAAATAAAAAATATTAAAATTACTTATTCCGGTGAAGGAGATAAAATAGGAGATTCTTATCACTGGAAAGGAGATGACAGTGAAGGAGAACAATCCATCACAGCCATTAGCCCCAATGAAAAATTGGCTACGCAGCTTCATTTCATAAAACCCTTTGAAGGAAATGCTAAAAGTAACATGATACTGACTCCTGAAGGTAATGGAACAAAAGTAACCTGGATGATTGATAATGAACTGAATGCCATGATGAAGATTATGAAACCTATGATGGAAAGCAATATGGATAAAATGTTTGGGCAGGGACTGAATGACCTGAAGAAATTATCAGAAAAATAA
- a CDS encoding DUF805 domain-containing protein yields MFKSPFSFDGRIRRTEYGLSYLIYLVFYVPFNIYFQLNQEPSGMVMILFFILLIPSLWFLLAQGAKRCHDRGNSGWFQLIPFYSLWMLFAESDHGPNEYGPNPKGEGNYNAINEIGRKEI; encoded by the coding sequence ATGTTTAAATCACCATTTTCATTTGATGGGAGAATCAGAAGAACAGAATATGGATTATCATATCTTATATACCTGGTATTTTATGTTCCTTTCAATATTTATTTTCAGCTTAACCAGGAACCTTCAGGAATGGTTATGATACTTTTCTTTATCCTTCTTATTCCGTCTCTTTGGTTTCTTCTTGCACAGGGTGCAAAAAGATGTCATGACAGAGGAAACTCCGGATGGTTTCAGCTAATTCCTTTTTATAGTTTATGGATGCTATTTGCAGAGAGCGACCACGGGCCTAATGAATACGGACCTAATCCTAAAGGAGAAGGAAATTATAACGCGATTAACGAGATCGGTAGAAAAGAAATTTAA
- a CDS encoding nitroreductase, protein MNKAEVLKEIIEQRRSIFPKDYTEAEISQEVIDEILHSATLAPNHKRTKPWRFKIFKGEEKAKLASEMQAIYKATQPEQLFLEKKYNDIGFKINKANVVVSIVVNFSGMVPEWEEIAATSMAVQNMYLSCTANNIGCYWSSPTIVDHLKVSLTIEENQKCLGLFYMGKI, encoded by the coding sequence ATGAATAAAGCAGAAGTTTTAAAAGAAATCATAGAGCAAAGAAGAAGTATTTTCCCGAAAGATTATACGGAGGCAGAAATTTCTCAGGAAGTTATTGATGAAATTTTACATTCAGCCACTTTAGCTCCCAATCATAAGCGTACTAAGCCTTGGCGTTTCAAAATATTCAAAGGAGAGGAAAAGGCAAAACTGGCTTCAGAAATGCAGGCGATCTATAAAGCCACTCAGCCTGAACAATTATTCTTAGAGAAAAAATATAATGATATTGGTTTTAAAATCAATAAAGCTAATGTAGTTGTTTCTATTGTCGTTAATTTCAGCGGAATGGTTCCTGAGTGGGAAGAAATTGCGGCTACTTCAATGGCTGTACAAAATATGTATTTGAGCTGTACAGCTAATAATATTGGCTGTTACTGGAGTTCTCCTACAATTGTTGACCATTTGAAAGTATCTTTGACGATAGAAGAAAACCAGAAGTGTCTGGGGCTTTTCTATATGGGAAAAATATAA
- a CDS encoding 30S ribosomal protein S16 → MSVKIRLQRHGKKGKPFFHIVVADSRARRDGRFIEKLGTYNPITNPATIELNVDSAVQWLNNGAQPTDTARAILSYKGALYKKHLQGGVAKGAFDQAEAEKRFNAWLDTKESKVQGKVEGLATAKSDAKKAALEAEAKVNEARIAAAAQAEADAKAAEEAANAPAEEVATEGEAAAETEENTEA, encoded by the coding sequence ATGTCAGTAAAAATCAGATTACAAAGACACGGTAAAAAAGGAAAACCTTTCTTCCACATCGTGGTTGCAGATTCTAGAGCTAGAAGAGATGGTAGATTCATCGAAAAACTAGGAACTTACAACCCAATTACTAACCCAGCAACTATCGAGTTGAACGTTGATTCTGCTGTACAGTGGTTAAACAACGGTGCTCAGCCTACTGATACTGCTAGAGCTATTTTATCTTACAAAGGTGCTCTTTACAAAAAACACTTACAAGGTGGTGTTGCTAAAGGAGCTTTTGATCAAGCTGAAGCTGAAAAAAGATTTAACGCTTGGTTAGATACTAAAGAATCTAAAGTACAAGGTAAAGTTGAAGGTTTAGCAACTGCTAAATCTGATGCTAAAAAAGCTGCTTTAGAAGCTGAAGCAAAAGTAAACGAAGCTAGAATTGCTGCTGCTGCACAAGCTGAAGCTGATGCTAAAGCTGCTGAAGAGGCTGCAAACGCACCTGCTGAAGAAGTAGCTACAGAAGGAGAAGCTGCTGCTGAAACTGAAGAAAACACTGAAGCTTAA
- the rimM gene encoding ribosome maturation factor RimM (Essential for efficient processing of 16S rRNA): MRKEDCYLLGKITRRHGLAGNVILKLDTDQPELYNKLESIFVEINGLLVPFFIEKSSWSKLDALNLAFKNSSEAIVDQVLGKSVYLPLTTLPKLSGKQFYYHEIIGFEILDEHDNNCGVIRSVNDQTAQVYFITNLDGKEVVIPMIKDWILEVDREQRTIKMKLPEGLIDVFLVPSKKDE; the protein is encoded by the coding sequence ATGCGTAAAGAAGATTGCTATTTGTTGGGGAAAATAACACGCAGACACGGACTTGCGGGCAACGTTATCCTTAAATTGGATACCGACCAGCCCGAGCTTTACAATAAATTGGAATCAATATTCGTTGAAATCAACGGATTATTGGTTCCATTTTTTATTGAAAAATCATCATGGAGCAAATTAGATGCTCTGAATCTTGCATTCAAAAACTCTTCTGAAGCAATAGTAGATCAGGTTTTAGGTAAAAGTGTTTACCTGCCGTTGACTACATTGCCTAAACTTTCAGGAAAACAATTCTATTACCACGAAATCATCGGATTTGAAATTCTTGATGAACATGATAACAACTGTGGGGTTATCAGATCTGTAAACGATCAGACAGCACAGGTGTATTTCATCACCAATCTGGATGGAAAAGAAGTGGTTATTCCTATGATTAAAGACTGGATTCTTGAAGTTGACAGGGAACAAAGAACAATCAAAATGAAACTTCCTGAAGGTCTTATTGATGTATTTCTAGTTCCATCTAAGAAAGACGAATAA
- a CDS encoding serine hydrolase domain-containing protein produces MRTALLLIFIFTFYLYQGQSKNIINPEKIENPIQQKYSGKIVFLNKAVSLENLKDLDIITSSVFQENGDLGIYVFFDNSLINYLHKLEPNWTADELLKKGNFQFSFYVDEKLIYKENLNTGAETSENKKMKTTLRIPLLSSKNEDSWGRYLWMRFYRGHDGIDALAEGDHVLKIEIRPYLNTGSIITGNIIAEGQIRLNVPKQNIPEHQIAIQPVMPDIGWKVSEEKLNIATIRNLNKKIAEERFKNITSIVVIKNEKLLLEEYFNGSGRDSLQDTRSVGKTFASALMGIAIQEGFIKNEYQNLKDFYDLKSFENYSPRKDSVTIKSLLTMSSGFDGNDQDSESPGNEENMYPTDHWVKFTLNLPMTENKIGKNWNYFTAGVVVTGDILDKSLPKGLKDYADKKLFRPLGIKSYKWQFTPQQKPSLAGGLRMRALDFAKFGQLYKNKGSWNEKMILNTNWIKKSFTNYFSDNKDFEGYGYLFWRKIYKVGNKNLEAYQCSGNGGNKIIVFVDVPIVMVITATAYNKPYAHSQVDKIIQEYLLPAIYE; encoded by the coding sequence ATGAGAACAGCTCTATTATTGATTTTTATTTTCACCTTCTATCTTTACCAGGGACAAAGCAAAAATATTATCAATCCAGAAAAAATTGAAAATCCCATTCAACAAAAATATTCCGGGAAAATTGTATTCCTGAACAAAGCTGTTTCACTTGAAAACCTCAAAGATTTAGATATTATTACTTCTTCAGTATTTCAGGAAAACGGAGATCTTGGTATTTATGTTTTTTTTGACAATTCTCTGATCAACTACCTTCATAAGCTTGAACCTAATTGGACTGCGGATGAACTCCTTAAAAAAGGAAACTTTCAATTCTCATTTTATGTTGACGAAAAACTGATTTATAAAGAAAATCTCAATACAGGTGCCGAAACTTCAGAAAATAAAAAAATGAAGACCACATTAAGAATTCCTCTTCTCAGCAGTAAGAATGAAGATTCATGGGGAAGGTACTTATGGATGCGTTTTTATAGGGGTCATGACGGAATTGATGCCCTGGCTGAGGGAGACCACGTTTTAAAAATTGAAATCCGTCCCTATCTGAATACAGGATCTATTATTACAGGAAACATTATTGCAGAAGGGCAAATCCGTCTTAATGTTCCTAAACAGAATATTCCTGAACATCAAATCGCAATTCAGCCTGTCATGCCTGACATCGGATGGAAGGTTTCTGAAGAAAAACTGAATATTGCAACGATCAGAAATCTAAACAAAAAAATTGCGGAAGAAAGGTTCAAAAATATTACCAGCATTGTTGTTATTAAAAATGAAAAGCTTCTTCTTGAAGAATATTTTAACGGATCAGGAAGAGACTCTTTACAGGATACACGTTCGGTTGGAAAAACATTTGCTTCCGCATTGATGGGAATCGCTATTCAAGAGGGTTTTATTAAAAACGAATATCAAAATCTAAAGGATTTTTATGATTTAAAATCTTTTGAAAATTACTCACCCCGAAAAGATAGTGTTACTATAAAAAGCTTATTAACAATGAGCTCGGGTTTTGATGGTAATGACCAGGACTCTGAATCTCCAGGGAATGAAGAAAATATGTATCCTACCGATCATTGGGTAAAATTCACATTGAATTTGCCTATGACTGAAAATAAAATCGGTAAAAACTGGAATTATTTTACAGCTGGAGTTGTAGTAACAGGTGATATTTTAGATAAATCTCTTCCCAAAGGATTGAAAGACTATGCTGATAAAAAATTATTTCGGCCTCTTGGAATTAAGAGCTATAAATGGCAGTTTACTCCTCAACAAAAGCCTTCTTTAGCAGGCGGCTTACGGATGAGAGCCTTAGATTTTGCAAAGTTCGGACAATTATATAAAAATAAAGGGAGCTGGAATGAAAAAATGATATTAAATACGAATTGGATAAAGAAATCTTTCACTAACTATTTCTCAGATAATAAAGATTTTGAAGGCTATGGATATTTGTTCTGGAGGAAAATTTATAAAGTGGGAAACAAAAATCTGGAAGCTTATCAATGTAGTGGGAATGGAGGAAACAAGATTATTGTATTTGTAGATGTACCAATTGTAATGGTTATTACAGCTACAGCATATAATAAACCCTATGCACATTCACAGGTTGATAAAATTATACAGGAATATTTATTACCAGCTATTTATGAGTAA
- a CDS encoding helix-turn-helix domain-containing protein, which produces MKQPVRFNTIADFHAFCSLPNPEHPLISLIDYSKVHYMVEDEELKWIQNFYSIGLKKNVNPKFNYGQQQYDFDSGVLCFVSPQQFLSLEIRQDIQVEPTGFLLLIHPDFLWNTSLTKKIKSYDFFSYQVKEALFLSDKEEKIILEILKNIEREYQSNIDKFTQELIIAQIELLLIYSDRFYERQFFTRKKSSHELLHKFEELLSGYFESGSLVENGIPSVKCIAEQMNISPNYLGTLLRLHTQQNTQQHIQNKLIDSAKERLSTTSLSVSEIAYELGFEHPQSFSKLFKQKTNQSPGEFRKRFN; this is translated from the coding sequence ATGAAACAGCCTGTTCGTTTTAATACTATTGCAGATTTTCATGCTTTCTGCAGTCTTCCAAACCCTGAGCATCCCCTGATCAGCCTGATAGATTATAGTAAAGTACATTATATGGTGGAGGATGAAGAATTAAAATGGATACAGAATTTTTATTCCATCGGATTGAAGAAAAATGTCAATCCAAAATTCAATTATGGGCAGCAGCAATATGATTTCGATTCGGGAGTGTTGTGTTTTGTTTCACCACAGCAGTTTTTAAGTCTGGAAATAAGACAGGATATTCAGGTAGAACCTACTGGATTCTTATTGCTGATTCACCCTGATTTTCTTTGGAATACGTCATTAACAAAAAAAATAAAATCTTACGATTTCTTTAGCTACCAGGTGAAAGAAGCCCTTTTTCTTTCAGATAAAGAAGAAAAGATCATTCTTGAAATTCTTAAAAATATTGAACGTGAATATCAGTCAAATATTGATAAGTTCACCCAGGAACTGATTATTGCACAGATTGAATTGTTATTGATTTATTCTGACCGTTTTTATGAACGTCAGTTTTTTACCAGAAAAAAATCAAGTCATGAATTGCTGCATAAATTTGAAGAGCTACTCTCCGGATATTTTGAAAGCGGAAGTCTCGTAGAAAATGGAATTCCCTCTGTGAAATGTATAGCTGAACAGATGAATATTTCACCCAATTACCTTGGTACCCTACTTCGTCTTCATACCCAGCAAAATACACAGCAGCATATTCAGAATAAATTAATTGATTCAGCGAAAGAACGGTTAAGCACGACAAGTTTATCCGTGAGTGAAATTGCTTATGAACTTGGTTTTGAACATCCACAGTCTTTCAGTAAGCTGTTTAAACAAAAAACGAATCAGTCACCAGGAGAATTTAGAAAGCGGTTCAATTAG
- a CDS encoding SDR family NAD(P)-dependent oxidoreductase, producing METKKVWFVTGASKGLGFELVKKLLSEGFQVAATSRTVESLISTIGETSENFLPLSVNITDNDDIKSAIVKTVEHFGRIDVVVNNAGYGQIGTLEELTDEEARKNYAVNVFGTLNVIRNAMPYLREQRSGNIFNISSVGGYSANFPGWGIYCSTKFAVAGFTEALAEEVKDFGIHATVVYPGYFRTDFLNKDSVRTPSNPIQAYEAARNSEQAHLNEINGNQPNDPVKAADVLIQISKEKNPPVHLLLGVGTMEFLNNKIDILKKDAEKWENLTVSTAI from the coding sequence ATGGAAACAAAAAAAGTATGGTTCGTGACAGGAGCTTCAAAAGGCTTAGGATTCGAGCTGGTAAAAAAATTATTATCCGAAGGATTTCAGGTTGCTGCTACCAGCCGTACCGTTGAATCCCTTATTTCTACCATTGGAGAAACTTCAGAAAATTTCCTTCCACTCAGCGTCAACATCACAGATAACGATGATATAAAATCCGCCATTGTTAAAACGGTGGAACATTTCGGCCGAATTGATGTAGTTGTCAACAATGCCGGCTACGGACAAATCGGGACGCTGGAGGAACTTACTGATGAAGAAGCAAGAAAAAATTATGCTGTGAATGTTTTCGGAACCTTAAATGTAATCAGAAATGCCATGCCTTATCTTCGTGAGCAAAGATCAGGAAACATCTTCAATATCTCTTCTGTCGGTGGATATTCTGCTAATTTTCCGGGTTGGGGAATTTACTGCTCAACAAAATTTGCTGTTGCCGGATTTACAGAAGCATTAGCTGAAGAGGTAAAAGATTTTGGGATTCATGCTACCGTTGTATATCCGGGATATTTCCGTACGGATTTCTTAAATAAAGATTCTGTGAGAACTCCATCAAATCCTATTCAGGCCTATGAAGCCGCAAGGAATTCTGAACAGGCTCACCTTAATGAAATCAATGGTAATCAGCCTAATGATCCAGTGAAAGCAGCTGATGTTCTGATCCAGATCAGCAAAGAGAAAAATCCTCCTGTTCATTTATTATTAGGAGTAGGAACAATGGAATTTCTAAATAATAAAATTGATATTTTAAAGAAAGATGCTGAAAAATGGGAAAATCTGACTGTTTCAACAGCAATTTAA
- a CDS encoding helix-turn-helix domain-containing protein, translating to MNTLRNGEYFGETNQIINLEGLTITDTEYTHSYVDWHYHENAYFTFLLQGNMTEGNKKETYGCSAGTLLYHHWEDPHYNIKPDVFTRGFHIEITQNWFEKFNIQKNKVEGSFNIKDPAFKLLAHQIFKETKTNDISLEMAVNQVLLHLLSRLTHEKEIKETKPLWVGQINEILHENVAEALNLTELSKMLNIHPTHLSRDFHKYFHCNLGEYLRKLKINKSMELLNSPSSLTDIALECGFADQSHFIRCFKENIGITPLKYRNLLKVH from the coding sequence ATGAACACTCTTCGTAACGGCGAATATTTCGGAGAAACCAATCAAATAATCAATCTAGAAGGATTGACCATCACCGATACGGAATATACCCATTCTTATGTAGACTGGCATTATCACGAAAATGCTTACTTTACTTTTCTCTTGCAGGGCAATATGACGGAAGGCAACAAAAAAGAAACATACGGATGCTCAGCAGGAACATTGTTGTATCATCATTGGGAAGATCCACACTATAATATTAAACCGGATGTTTTTACCAGAGGTTTCCACATAGAAATCACTCAAAATTGGTTTGAAAAGTTTAATATTCAGAAAAACAAAGTTGAAGGCAGTTTCAATATTAAAGATCCAGCCTTCAAATTATTGGCACATCAGATTTTTAAAGAAACAAAAACCAATGATATATCTCTCGAAATGGCAGTTAATCAAGTGTTATTACATCTTTTGAGTAGATTAACCCATGAGAAGGAAATCAAAGAAACAAAACCGTTGTGGGTAGGCCAGATTAATGAAATCTTACATGAAAATGTTGCTGAAGCCCTAAATCTCACCGAACTTTCTAAAATGTTGAATATCCACCCTACTCATTTAAGCAGAGATTTTCATAAATATTTCCATTGCAATCTGGGAGAATACCTCCGAAAATTAAAGATTAATAAATCTATGGAACTTCTCAATTCGCCTTCTTCATTAACGGATATTGCCCTGGAGTGCGGTTTTGCAGATCAAAGTCATTTCATCCGGTGCTTCAAAGAAAATATAGGAATTACTCCCTTGAAATACCGAAATCTATTGAAAGTTCATTGA
- a CDS encoding helix-turn-helix domain-containing protein, protein MHQEALLKEIRRKIGDRSLNDEIANILNISYDAAHRRTSLKAKFSFEEALELARYYQISLDQFLGTENQLVVQRTQPVKTTDDLLHYFENSLKILNVFQDITNSKVYYSAKDIPFFYTISDSILSRFKFYVWMNLLNQDKFLSPFQDFNMQYHSVKNEMLRDLYNKQNVTEIWNDTTIMSALRQIKFYSEMRLLNNNDIELILEDLKNLLMELENKTLEKSNFQIYINDLVILNNSILFKNEQQCSFFIPFSMFGYMMTNDKITCEDSLSYFEHQIKNSRSLNESGNRERKMFFNTMYEQIDQLKQNLS, encoded by the coding sequence ATGCATCAGGAAGCTTTATTAAAGGAAATCCGAAGAAAGATAGGTGACAGATCGTTGAATGATGAGATTGCTAATATTCTTAATATCAGCTATGATGCTGCCCATCGGCGGACTTCACTGAAGGCCAAATTCAGTTTTGAGGAAGCCCTTGAACTCGCCAGGTATTACCAGATATCACTAGATCAGTTTCTGGGAACAGAAAATCAATTGGTTGTTCAAAGAACACAGCCTGTAAAAACAACTGATGATCTTTTACATTACTTTGAAAATTCTCTTAAAATACTCAATGTTTTCCAGGATATTACAAACTCTAAAGTTTATTATTCAGCCAAGGATATTCCGTTCTTCTATACAATTTCAGACTCTATTTTATCCCGTTTTAAGTTTTATGTATGGATGAATTTATTGAATCAGGATAAGTTTTTAAGTCCTTTTCAGGATTTTAATATGCAATATCATTCAGTAAAAAATGAAATGCTCAGAGATTTATATAATAAACAGAATGTTACGGAGATCTGGAATGACACTACAATAATGAGTGCATTAAGGCAAATCAAATTTTATTCTGAAATGAGGTTACTGAATAACAATGATATTGAATTGATTCTTGAAGATCTTAAAAACCTGTTGATGGAACTGGAAAATAAAACGCTGGAAAAATCTAATTTTCAGATTTACATCAATGATCTGGTGATTCTCAACAACAGCATTTTATTTAAAAATGAACAGCAATGTTCCTTTTTTATTCCGTTCAGTATGTTCGGATATATGATGACGAATGATAAAATAACCTGTGAAGATTCATTGAGTTATTTCGAACATCAGATCAAGAATTCAAGATCACTGAATGAATCCGGAAACCGGGAAAGAAAAATGTTCTTCAATACAATGTATGAACAGATTGACCAACTAAAACAAAACCTATCATGA